One window of the Marmota flaviventris isolate mMarFla1 chromosome 2, mMarFla1.hap1, whole genome shotgun sequence genome contains the following:
- the Pck1 gene encoding phosphoenolpyruvate carboxykinase, cytosolic [GTP] — protein MPPQLHNGLDFSAKVVQGNLDSLPQAVREFVESSAKLCRPEHIHICDGSEEENGRLLGRMQEEGIIRKLSKYDNCWLALTDPRDVARIESKTVIITQEQRDTVPIPKTGLSQLGRWMSEEDFEKAFNARFPGCMKGRTMYVIPFSMGPLGSPLAKIGIQLTDSPYVVASMRIMTRMGTPVLEALGDGEFIKCLHSVGCPLPLKKPLVNNWACNPELTLIAHLPDRREIVSFGSGYGGNSLLGKKCFALRIASRLAKEEGWLAEHMLILGITNPAGEKKYLAAAFPSACGKTNLAMMNPSLPGWKIECVGDDIAWMKFDNQGNLRAINPENGFFGVAPGTSVKTNPNAIKTIQKNTIFTNVAETSDGGVYWEGIDEPLAAGVTITSWKNKQWSPQDGEPCAHPNSRFCTPAGQCPIIDAAWESPEGVPIEGIIFGGRRPAGVPLVYEALSWQHGVLVGAAMRSEATAAAEHKGKIIMHDPFAMRPFFGYNFGKYLAHWLSMAQRPAAKLPKIFHVNWFRKNKEGKFLWPGFGENSRVLEWMFNRINGEDSAQLTPIGYIPKKDALNLQGLGDIDLEELFDISKEFWEKEVEDIERYLEDQVNADLPYEIIRQVLALKQRISQM, from the exons ATGCCTCCTCAGCTGCACAACGGCCTGGACTTCTCGGCCAAAGTCGTCCAGGGCAACCTGGACAGCCTGCCCCAGGCGGTGAGGGAGTTCGTGGAGAGCAGCGCCAAGCTGTGCCGGCCGGAGCACATCCACATCTGCGATGGCTCCGAGGAGGAGAACGGACGGCTGCTGGGCCGCATGCAGGAGGAGGGCATCATCAGGAAGCTGAGCAAATACGACAACTG CTGGTTGGCTCTCACTGACCCCAGGGATGTGGCCAGGATTGAAAGCAAGACAGTTATCATTACCCAAGAGCAAAGAGACACGGTGCCCATCCCCAAAACCGGCCTCAGCCAGCTGGGTCGCTGGATGTCAGAAGAGGACTTTGAGAAAGCCTTCAATGCCAGGTTCCCAGGGTGCATGAAAG gtcGGACCATGTACGTCATTCCATTCAGCATGGGGCCCCTGGGCTCCCCGCTGGCCAAGATCGGCATCCAGCTGACGGACTCGCCCTACGTGGTGGCCAGCATGCGGATCATGACGCGGATGGGCACGCCTGTCCTTGAGGCCCTGGGCGACGGGGAGTTCATCAAGTGTCTCCATTCCGTGGGGTGTCCCCTGCCTCTCAAAA AGCCTCTGGTCAACAACTGGGCCTGCAACCCAGAGCTGACGCTCATCGCCCACCTGCCGGACCGCAGAGAGATCGTCTCCTTCGGAAGTGGGTACGGCGGGAACTCGCTGCTGGGGAAGAAGTGCTTTGCTCTCAGGATAGCCAGCCGGCTGGCCAAGGAGGAAGGCTGGCTGGCAGAGCACATGCTG ATCTTGGGCATAACCAACCCTGCGGGTGAGAAGAAGTACCTGGCGGCAGCTTTCCCCAGTGCCTGTGGGAAGACCAACCTGGCCATGATGAACCCCTCCCTCCCGGGGTGGAAGATAGAGTGTGTGGGCGACGACATCGCCTGGATGAAGTTTGACAACCAAG GTAACTTAAGGGCTATCAACCCAGAAaatggtttttttggtgttgctCCTGGCACCTCCGTGAAGACAAACCCCAATGCCATCAAGACCATCCAGAAGAACACCATCTTCACCAACGTGGCCGAGACCAGTGACGGGGGCGTTTACTGGGAAGGCATTGATGAGCCGCTGGCCGCGGGAGTCACCATCACCTCCTGGAAGAACAAGCAGTGGAGCCCGCAGGATG GGGAACCTTGTGCCCATCCCAACTCAAGGTTCTGCACTCCTGCCGGGCAGTGCCCCATCATCGACGCTGCCTGGGAGTCTCCGGAAGGCGTGCCCATCGAGGGCATCATTTTTGGAGGCCGCAGACCTGCAG GTGTCCCTCTGGTCTACGAAGCCCTCAGCTGGCAGCATGGTGTGCTCGTGGGCGCTGCCATGCGATCAGAGGCCACGGCGGCAGCAGAGCACAAAG GCAAAATAATCATGCACGACCCTTTTGCCATGAGGCCCTTTTTTGGCTACAACTTTGGCAAATACCTGGCTCACTGGCTGAGCATGGCCCAGCGCCCAGCAGCCAAGTTGCCCAAGATCTTCCACGTTAACTGGTTCCGGAAAAACAAGGAAGGCAAGTTCCTCTGGCCAGGCTTTGGGGAGAACTCCAGGGTGCTCGAGTGGATGTTCAACCGGATCAATGGGGAAGACAGCGCCCAGCTCACACCCATTGGCTACATCCCGAAGAAGGATGCCCTGAACCTGCAAGGCCTGGGGGACATCGACCTGGAGGAGCTCTTCGACATCTCCAAGGAGTTCTGGGAGAAGGAAGTGGAAGACATCGAGAGATACTTGGAAGACCAAGTCAATGCTGACCTCCCCTACGAAATCATCAGACAGGTCCTTGCACTAAAACAAAGAATAAGCCAGATGTAA